A DNA window from Luteolibacter luteus contains the following coding sequences:
- a CDS encoding YgfZ/GcvT domain-containing protein: MSDIPSCLPAAKHSLLAFRGPDAVRYLNGQLTQDVRKLEDKALPACVTDAKGKLQFFVHVFRGQDDSIWIEGPANLAEELEARLTRYLIADDVEVENLSEAWQLVHVPGAATSPEAADGFARKASRIGIEGFDLWVPTGTEIPYPALSTEEAEAARIAAGVPAWNAELTEGMLPPEAGLDRNAISYHKGCYIGQEVLSRIKTAGKVNRRLARFTVPAGVKPGDELQLPDAEKSAGVITSVSPVADPSGEFAALGYVEKAGFESREFRDPGAGALITLNALL, encoded by the coding sequence ATGAGTGATATCCCATCTTGCTTGCCTGCGGCGAAACATTCGCTGCTGGCTTTCCGCGGCCCGGATGCAGTGCGCTACCTGAATGGCCAGCTTACCCAAGACGTGCGAAAGCTGGAGGATAAGGCCCTCCCCGCCTGCGTGACCGATGCCAAGGGCAAGCTCCAGTTTTTCGTCCATGTCTTCCGTGGTCAGGATGACTCGATCTGGATTGAAGGCCCCGCGAACCTTGCCGAAGAACTCGAAGCACGTCTCACGCGATATCTGATCGCGGACGATGTGGAAGTGGAGAACCTTTCCGAGGCATGGCAGCTCGTGCATGTGCCAGGTGCCGCCACCTCTCCTGAGGCAGCGGATGGCTTTGCGAGGAAGGCTTCACGAATCGGAATCGAGGGCTTTGACCTTTGGGTTCCCACTGGAACCGAAATCCCCTACCCCGCCCTCTCCACCGAGGAAGCTGAAGCGGCCCGCATCGCAGCGGGAGTGCCCGCTTGGAACGCCGAGCTCACGGAAGGGATGCTGCCTCCGGAGGCTGGCTTGGACCGCAATGCCATCTCCTATCACAAGGGCTGCTACATCGGCCAAGAGGTGCTTTCCCGCATCAAGACTGCGGGCAAAGTGAACCGAAGGCTGGCTCGCTTCACCGTGCCTGCCGGCGTGAAGCCCGGCGACGAACTTCAACTTCCGGATGCGGAGAAAAGCGCCGGCGTGATCACAAGCGTGTCACCCGTGGCAGATCCAAGTGGTGAGTTCGCGGCACTGGGCTACGTGGAGAAAGCAGGCTTTGAATCAAGGGAGTTCCGCGACCCCGGAGCCGGGGCGCTCATCACCCTGAACGCGCTCTTATAA
- a CDS encoding NAD(P)-dependent oxidoreductase, translating to MSSWKIAVLGLGIIGSRAAANLTKASIGEVRTWNRTPKGLPGECATVEEAAEDANLVLLFLKDAKATREVAERIFAMPLPGEERIIVNHATVDLATTQWLASECAARGLSFLDCPFTGSREAAAGAGLVYYAGGPANLVDRVEPVLLKTAKSVLRCGEAGSATVMKLVTNLISACTVQALAESMATATRHGIAPEQLIDAVSRNACGSVLAAMKLPTMASGDFDTHFSLSNMLKDSRYVLELAEQAGIETPAIRTVSKRMQELCDQGLADKDYSALAAPYLQS from the coding sequence ATGAGTTCTTGGAAGATTGCCGTTCTCGGTCTTGGGATCATTGGCTCGCGTGCTGCCGCGAATCTGACGAAAGCAAGCATCGGTGAAGTGCGCACTTGGAACCGCACGCCGAAAGGCCTGCCGGGAGAATGCGCCACGGTAGAAGAAGCTGCGGAGGATGCCAATCTGGTCCTGCTTTTCCTTAAGGATGCCAAGGCCACCCGCGAGGTCGCGGAGCGGATTTTCGCCATGCCCTTGCCCGGCGAGGAGCGAATCATCGTCAATCACGCAACCGTCGATCTCGCGACCACACAATGGTTGGCGTCCGAGTGCGCGGCCCGCGGCCTGAGCTTCCTTGATTGCCCTTTCACGGGTAGCCGTGAGGCGGCGGCAGGCGCAGGTCTGGTTTACTATGCGGGCGGCCCCGCAAACTTGGTGGACCGCGTCGAGCCGGTGCTTCTCAAAACGGCGAAGTCGGTGCTGCGCTGCGGGGAAGCTGGATCGGCGACGGTCATGAAGCTGGTCACCAATCTGATTTCGGCCTGCACCGTCCAGGCCTTGGCCGAGTCGATGGCCACCGCCACTCGCCACGGGATCGCGCCGGAGCAATTGATCGATGCCGTCTCGCGGAATGCCTGTGGTTCGGTGCTCGCCGCGATGAAGCTGCCGACGATGGCCAGCGGAGATTTCGACACCCATTTCTCGCTTTCTAACATGCTCAAGGACAGCCGCTACGTACTGGAACTGGCCGAGCAAGCGGGGATCGAGACACCCGCGATCCGCACCGTTTCGAAACGCATGCAGGAACTCTGCGACCAAGGCCTGGCAGACAAGGACTACTCCGCGCTGGCGGCACCTTACCTGCAGTCATGA
- a CDS encoding carboxypeptidase-like regulatory domain-containing protein, with the protein MLRDHLQQPQGTKGRFYGRVIDPLGGPIAGASVPWKLEKYLWFDISGVAHTDSEGYFSINGRRLSGDILTIRPIGASDYQDTTPSDRRIFRYGWWRGKDEHEPFGSEPVFFELRRNDSPTSP; encoded by the coding sequence TTGCTTCGCGATCATCTTCAACAACCTCAGGGCACCAAGGGCCGCTTTTACGGCCGGGTCATCGACCCTCTTGGCGGCCCCATCGCCGGGGCTAGCGTACCATGGAAACTCGAGAAGTATCTCTGGTTCGACATTTCGGGCGTCGCCCATACCGATAGCGAAGGATACTTCTCCATCAACGGGCGACGCCTCTCCGGCGACATCCTAACCATCCGCCCCATCGGCGCTTCGGATTATCAAGACACCACTCCATCTGACCGCCGGATCTTCCGCTACGGCTGGTGGAGGGGGAAAGACGAACATGAACCGTTCGGCTCGGAGCCGGTGTTTTTTGAGCTACGGAGGAACGATTCACCAACTTCTCCATAA
- a CDS encoding cellulose synthase family protein, with protein sequence MDLSSPLWYFSYVLVLTGLAGFGFHRLCIVYLYLRHSRKKPQPKEIFQDLPLVTIQLPVFNEMHVVDRLLDSVAKLDYPKDKLQIQVLDDSTDETTAICQAGVERLQGQGFDAEMIHRVDRTGYKAGALENGTRFAKGELLFILDADFVPNPDVLQKTVHYFSDEKIGMIQTRWGHLNRTYNVLTRIQAMFLDGHLELEQTARNRSGRFFTFNGTAGIWRKSCIADAGGWEHDTLTEDMDLSYRAQLKGWRFIFLNDVETPAELPVDMDGFKSQQHRWTKGSIQVCKKVLPAIWKAKVPLYIKMEATAHLTSNFAYLMLICLCFLIYPNQKAAPDFGAWTTYIVNIPIFFFASVSVVVFYITAQKALRPNCWWKELPYLPLLLALGIGMSVSNAKAVIEAIFNHQTAFVRTPKYGIDQKPKADWKKSSYKAMKTLTPVVELLFAFFFLFVVVEAAMQGRVSSAILLLPFPVGFFYTSLSSMARMLPSGRVPSDSTAENTKES encoded by the coding sequence ATGGACCTCTCTTCACCTCTCTGGTATTTTTCCTACGTTCTCGTGCTAACCGGTCTGGCTGGCTTCGGCTTTCACCGGCTTTGCATCGTTTACCTCTACCTCCGCCACTCCCGGAAGAAGCCGCAGCCCAAGGAGATCTTCCAAGATCTGCCGCTGGTGACCATCCAGCTCCCGGTTTTCAACGAGATGCACGTCGTTGACCGGCTCCTCGATTCGGTCGCGAAGCTGGATTACCCGAAGGACAAGCTGCAGATCCAGGTGCTGGACGACTCCACGGACGAGACCACCGCGATCTGTCAGGCTGGCGTGGAACGCCTTCAGGGCCAGGGTTTTGATGCGGAAATGATCCACCGTGTGGATCGCACGGGCTACAAGGCTGGTGCGCTCGAAAACGGGACCAGGTTCGCCAAGGGCGAGCTACTTTTCATTCTGGATGCCGACTTCGTGCCGAACCCGGATGTGCTCCAGAAGACCGTTCACTATTTCTCGGACGAGAAGATCGGCATGATTCAGACCCGCTGGGGTCACCTGAACCGCACTTACAACGTGCTGACCCGCATCCAAGCGATGTTCTTGGACGGTCACTTGGAACTCGAGCAGACCGCCCGTAACCGCAGCGGTCGCTTCTTCACTTTCAACGGCACCGCCGGCATCTGGCGGAAAAGCTGCATCGCCGACGCTGGCGGCTGGGAGCATGACACCCTCACGGAGGACATGGACCTCAGCTACCGCGCCCAGTTGAAGGGCTGGCGCTTCATTTTCCTCAATGATGTGGAAACCCCGGCCGAGTTGCCTGTCGATATGGACGGCTTCAAGAGCCAGCAGCACCGCTGGACGAAGGGTTCGATTCAGGTTTGCAAGAAGGTCCTGCCTGCCATTTGGAAGGCCAAGGTGCCCCTCTACATCAAGATGGAGGCCACGGCGCACCTGACCTCGAACTTCGCCTACCTGATGCTGATCTGCCTCTGCTTCCTGATTTACCCGAATCAGAAGGCCGCTCCGGATTTCGGCGCTTGGACGACCTACATCGTCAATATCCCGATCTTCTTCTTCGCTTCCGTGTCGGTGGTAGTGTTCTACATCACGGCTCAGAAGGCATTGCGGCCCAATTGCTGGTGGAAGGAGTTGCCTTACCTTCCGCTGCTGCTGGCGCTGGGCATCGGGATGTCCGTCAGCAATGCCAAGGCGGTGATTGAGGCGATCTTCAATCACCAGACCGCCTTCGTCCGCACGCCGAAATACGGCATCGACCAGAAGCCGAAGGCGGACTGGAAGAAGTCCAGCTACAAGGCGATGAAGACCCTGACTCCGGTCGTCGAATTGCTCTTCGCCTTCTTCTTCCTCTTCGTCGTGGTGGAAGCTGCGATGCAAGGCCGCGTCTCTTCGGCAATTCTTCTGCTTCCCTTCCCGGTCGGTTTCTTCTATACATCGCTTTCGTCGATGGCCCGCATGCTGCCCTCCGGTCGCGTTCCTTCGGACTCCACTGCTGAAAACACCAAGGAATCCTAA
- a CDS encoding L,D-transpeptidase produces the protein MVVSVTDQKLLLVKDGKPVKSYTISTSKFGIGSKNGSNYTPLGQMQVARKIGDGYPSGMVFKSRRPTGEVLRPNAPGRDPIVGRIMWLHGLEAQNSNTFKRCVYIHGTPEEWRLGTPASYGCIRMGQKDVVDLYDRIGEGAEVRVMRGSLLETWEGQEFAKKHSPQMLQDYANRQIQTQQLQVSNPGVAKL, from the coding sequence ATGGTTGTGAGTGTCACGGACCAGAAGCTCCTGCTTGTCAAAGATGGCAAGCCGGTGAAATCCTACACGATCTCGACTTCCAAGTTCGGGATCGGCTCGAAGAACGGCAGCAACTACACGCCGCTCGGTCAGATGCAGGTCGCCCGCAAGATTGGCGACGGCTATCCGTCTGGGATGGTTTTCAAGAGCCGCCGTCCGACGGGTGAGGTTCTTCGGCCAAATGCCCCAGGGCGTGATCCCATCGTGGGTCGCATCATGTGGCTGCACGGCTTGGAAGCTCAGAACTCAAACACCTTCAAGCGCTGCGTCTATATCCACGGGACGCCGGAAGAATGGCGTCTCGGCACGCCAGCCTCTTACGGCTGCATCCGCATGGGGCAGAAGGACGTGGTGGACCTTTATGACCGGATCGGCGAAGGCGCCGAGGTGCGCGTGATGCGCGGCTCGCTGCTGGAGACTTGGGAAGGTCAGGAGTTCGCTAAAAAGCACTCCCCGCAGATGCTTCAGGATTACGCCAACCGGCAGATCCAGACCCAGCAACTGCAGGTCAGCAATCCTGGCGTCGCGAAATTGTAA
- the rpsT gene encoding 30S ribosomal protein S20, giving the protein MANHKSALKRVRQTKVRTERNRARKTVIKTLRKKTLAAVAAADAPAAGQSLAEFSSAVDKAAKKGLIHKNKAANLKSKAAKAIASIA; this is encoded by the coding sequence ATGGCCAATCACAAGTCCGCCCTCAAGCGCGTCCGTCAGACCAAGGTCCGCACGGAGCGTAACCGCGCCCGCAAGACCGTCATCAAGACCCTGCGCAAGAAGACCCTCGCTGCTGTCGCAGCCGCCGATGCACCGGCCGCTGGCCAGTCGCTCGCTGAATTCTCCTCCGCAGTGGACAAGGCTGCGAAGAAGGGCCTTATTCACAAGAACAAGGCAGCCAACCTGAAGAGCAAGGCCGCCAAGGCGATTGCCTCGATTGCCTGA